In a genomic window of Micromonospora cremea:
- a CDS encoding VOC family protein produces MTFVPVIISLPIADRPTSHRFYRDGLGLETVGELADDGIPEPLQFVVNDGLRLMLIPTGGFGWVIGRHEVAPRGQSECVLSLSVASPADADAIVGRARAAGAEVVTEPAAQPWGYAGAFADPDGHLWMVSAEPES; encoded by the coding sequence ATGACCTTCGTGCCCGTGATCATCAGTCTTCCCATCGCCGACCGCCCGACCTCGCACCGCTTCTACCGGGACGGCCTCGGCCTGGAGACGGTGGGAGAGTTGGCCGACGACGGCATCCCCGAGCCGTTGCAGTTCGTCGTCAACGACGGGTTGCGGCTGATGCTCATCCCGACCGGTGGCTTCGGGTGGGTGATCGGCCGGCACGAGGTCGCCCCGCGGGGGCAGAGTGAGTGCGTGCTCAGCCTCAGCGTCGCCTCTCCCGCCGATGCGGATGCGATCGTCGGGCGGGCCCGCGCCGCCGGCGCCGAGGTGGTCACCGAGCCGGCAGCACAACCCTGGGGGTACGCCGGCGCCTTCGCCGACCCCGACGGTCACCTGTGGATGGTGTCTGCCGAGCCGGAGTCCTGA
- a CDS encoding class I SAM-dependent DNA methyltransferase — protein MNVEGWLADTRASYDTVAVSYARLLGNLLAETPYERATLALFADLVRAAGGGPVADVGCGPGRITAHLHGLGVEAFGIDLSPGMIDVARRDHPGLRFEVGSMTELDLAEASVAGLVAWYSLIHIPDDQVNSVFAHFRRVLRPGGPLLLSFHVGDETSLKTQGYGGHPMKVHVHRRQPAQVAAWLREAGFAVEAQMTLTSAESSLGGIIFGRRQS, from the coding sequence ATGAACGTTGAAGGCTGGTTGGCAGACACCCGCGCCTCCTACGACACGGTCGCTGTCAGTTATGCGCGCCTGTTAGGCAACCTCCTGGCTGAAACACCCTACGAGCGAGCGACTCTGGCGTTGTTCGCCGACCTCGTCCGTGCCGCCGGTGGCGGGCCGGTCGCGGACGTGGGCTGCGGACCAGGACGCATCACCGCCCACCTGCATGGGCTGGGCGTCGAGGCCTTCGGGATCGACCTGTCGCCGGGGATGATCGATGTGGCTCGGCGCGATCACCCCGGTCTGCGGTTCGAGGTGGGTTCCATGACCGAGCTCGATCTGGCTGAGGCGTCGGTCGCCGGCCTGGTCGCCTGGTACTCGCTGATCCACATCCCCGACGACCAGGTCAACTCGGTCTTCGCGCACTTCCGTCGGGTGTTGCGGCCCGGCGGCCCGCTGCTGCTCAGCTTCCACGTGGGCGACGAAACCAGCCTCAAGACCCAGGGCTACGGCGGCCACCCGATGAAGGTTCACGTCCACCGTCGCCAGCCCGCCCAGGTGGCGGCCTGGCTGCGCGAGGCCGGATTCGCGGTCGAAGCGCAGATGACTCTCACCTCGGCCGAGAGTTCACTCGGGGGGATCATCTTCGGACGCCGCCAGTCCTAA
- a CDS encoding response regulator transcription factor, translating into MRVVIAEDAAMMREGLVRLLTDRGFEVCAAVADADALRSAIAATVPNVAIIDIRMPPTHTDEGLRAAIDIRRDHPDVGVLVFSQYVETRYATRLLADRPTGVGYLLKDRVADVADFVDALTRVASGGTALDPEVVGHLMRAGQDTAGVASLTPREREVLSLMAEGRSNAGIAAALVITSGVVEKHVANIFGKLGLPSSDSDNRRVLAVLRHVGGG; encoded by the coding sequence ATGCGGGTGGTGATCGCGGAGGATGCCGCGATGATGCGCGAAGGACTGGTCCGGCTGCTCACCGATCGCGGTTTCGAGGTGTGCGCGGCGGTGGCCGACGCGGATGCGTTGCGGTCCGCGATTGCGGCCACCGTACCGAACGTAGCCATCATCGACATCCGGATGCCACCGACGCACACCGACGAGGGACTGCGCGCCGCGATCGACATCCGACGCGACCATCCGGACGTCGGTGTGCTGGTGTTCTCCCAGTACGTCGAGACCCGCTACGCGACCCGCCTGCTCGCCGACCGGCCGACCGGCGTCGGATACCTGCTCAAGGACCGCGTCGCCGACGTCGCCGATTTCGTGGACGCGCTGACCCGGGTGGCGTCCGGTGGCACCGCACTGGATCCGGAGGTGGTCGGCCACCTGATGCGGGCCGGGCAGGACACGGCCGGGGTGGCGTCGCTGACCCCCCGGGAGCGTGAGGTGCTGTCGCTGATGGCCGAGGGACGATCCAATGCCGGGATCGCGGCGGCTCTTGTCATCACTTCCGGAGTCGTGGAGAAGCACGTGGCGAACATCTTCGGGAAACTCGGCCTGCCGTCCTCGGACAGCGACAACCGCCGGGTCCTGGCCGTCCTCCGCCACGTCGGCGGCGGCTGA